The Phragmites australis chromosome 13, lpPhrAust1.1, whole genome shotgun sequence DNA window GCAAATCAAGTGTCATAAAACATCAACTAGGAGTAAGAAGAAAAATCGGACAATGCATTAATAGTAAATTCGGTTTATTACTATGCAAAGAAATTCACAGCAACTGAAAATTTTAAATGCATAGTAGCTTATTACACTCAACTAATGGAGACACTTGCCGAAAAAGAATGGATTTACAGCAGTAATCTTGCACATCTCTACGACTCTACCACCTGCTGAGCTCCGCTAATGGATTCACAGAAATGGAGATGTGACCTTATTGGTAGCTGATTCACTGTACACGCGTGGCTCAGGGCAGTTTTACGCTAAAGCTAGGCAAAAAAATCCTCTAGATTTTGAGCTTAAAGCTGCAGTTGTTGGAGCGGATGCGAAGCTGCGTGCGTGCCTGGAGGCTGTCCACCACCAGGTTGCAGTTCGCCTTCCCCGTCATCTTCCATAGCTTGATGGCACCGAACTTTATGCGGATCGGCACACGGGCGCGCACCGTCAGCGGCACGAAGccggcctgctgctgctgcatcagcTGCTTCGCGACGGCGCTGTCCAGCCGCGTCTCCCCCGCGAGCGAGATGCGTGGGTGCACCGTGGTTCGGTGTCCCTGGTACAGCGTCGGGAACGCGCCGCGGCACAGCTCCGTGCCGTTGAACGACGCCGTGACCTCGCCGCCGTCGTAGTAGATGCCGATGCGCCTGTTGGGGTTGTCGGCCGTCACGTCCACGTCGAAGGCGTCGGTCACCGTCATGGACGTGGTGTTCACGTCGAACCGGGTGACCGTGAGCCGGTCCACGTGGAAGCTGGGGATCTTGGGCCTGAACACGAGGTACAGGATCCCCGCCGTGGCGCCGAGCGCAAcgacgaggaggatgacgacgagCAAGGTGCAGCACATGCACCGGCAGCACCGGCTGTGCCGCttgcgacgcggcggcggcggcagcggcgcgggCGCGTACGGCGCCGGGGCCGTGACCGGCAGCTGTAGCTGGTCTTTCTTGCCCATGGCCTggtccggcggcggcgagcccaCCGTCATCGGGTGGATCCTATGGTAGTCTGCCATATCTGCGCTCTGGACGTCTACGGCCGATCGAGTTGCCTGCACGAACGCAAGGTAAGAGAGGCCGGCGCGCGCGTACCACACAACGGCAGGCTTGGTTTGATTTGGTGAAAAGCTAGCTAGCGTCTCGGTGTTCTTGGTCCAGCTTATATGTGAGTCTCGTGTCACGTTGATTGGTAAtggcttggcttggcttggcttctagACTGTGGAGCTCTTGACTTGGTTGGCCGTGGCCCATGGCGGCGTGATTGACTTAcgccttgtttttttttcttcctttcttctgtCTCGTGGAAGAAGAAATCACATGCGCCTGTTCTCATGTGATGCTCGTGCCTCTTTGTTGATATTTCTGGGATAAGTTTTTGACCCCATGTACCACGCGCCCACACTGCGTATACTGCTGTTCGAGGCATGTAAGTCATGCGCTCAGGTCGGCCATTTTCGTGTTGCATTTCGATACACATATGCATCGCCAATGAATGCTACGCGTTGCGCCCAGTGGCGGATCTAGATAGAATGCTCATCtactcctcttctcctcttctcatttctctccctcttcttcttatATCTTTTTTCTTCGACTCTCAtctataataaaatattatttttttaggaCGAAACTTTATTGGTAGTGGAGTTATTAGAGCAACaaagtagaatatttttatacacACATATCCCACATACATCATATTCAGTGGCTCCACCACGTTATAGAGTATGAGTGCATATGCATCCCTTTCCATTTAAAAGTATTAGTAAAATTAACTTTGATGAACAACAAATTACTATAGCTTCAATAAAAAGTAAAGAACCATACACCCCTCCCTCCAACACTAACTTCGCCCCTGATCATATTTACACCTTAGTTCtcctttctaaaaaaatatttacaccTTAGTTACGCACACACGTACGTACCCTAACCCACACTAAAAATATATTAGAGTCTCACATCTTCAATATTTAAATATGTATATCTTACTTAACGCGTACGTGTACGTATACTAAGTCTAGCCCAAGACCATACCAAAAGCAATTAGAGATTAAAACCCCCGGATAAACACGCACGCTAAAGCCAGGCTTCGAACGCGGTGTATCTAATGGCCACCGGCCACCGTTGCCAACCGACCTACGCTCGGTGGAATTACTGACGAGACCGTGGGCACGCTGTACGGCTCAGAGCAGGCCATGAAGACCCGAACGAACGGTCGGCGTCGCACCGATTTGGATCATGTCATGCGTAGCTCACCCCTGTCGTCGACCAGAACAGAATGGAAATACAGTAATCGGCCATCAGGGAAGAGTATGAATAATTAATTTCCCGGAAGATGCCTCTACTCCAACCACTGGAGGGAGGGAGGCAGGCAGCATGCTTCAATTGACCGGACGTCGTTATGTTTATGTGTTGAACGTTCAGACGGGTCCATTCCGGAAAGCTTTCATCCGTGACGTGATCAACGGTTGCCGACAGACTTTTCCCATTTCACACTCCCGTTCCTCGCTTCCTGCTCAGCGTAATTTCATTCAACCAAATTCCGTGTTCAGTATAAACTCAGCCAGTGGCAGAGTTAAAACATCCTCTAAGTAAGAATTTTGAATGTGTCTAATATTAATTTGTACTggtatttataaaattttactCTATGAAGAACTAATCTGTACTGATATCGATGTATTTTAATTGAGGTATTTTAGATGTGCTTATGACACCCAAAATACCTCTGCCTCCGCCCCAAAACTCAGCTCAACTTTGGAAAACTCCACTCTAGAGCTACCTTGAGTGAATGGTACTATTTGAGCCGTCCAGCTCAAGCGGTCAAGCCTGAGATTCACGCCAAAGGTGAGAAAGTGGAGTGATACTTTTAACATTTTTAGAAACTCAATTTTTGTAGGAAAATATAGtagagagattttttttattggtgAGGACCGGCGTCGAGTAAAGCTCGATAGTACCTCCAGAAAATCCGCATCCGTTAGCAGCCGGGGAACGAAAGCTGGAAGTTCTGGGCGGGTTGGGCCACAGCAGGCAGAGAGGGATGGACATGCTCACCTGCCAGGCAGCTGACTGGTCAATGTCTTCAGCTGTGTATGACGGATGCTCCGCCGTGGTGCATCTTGTTCCTCTtatttgttgtttttttattaaaaaaatatatatgtcgtCCTAAACTGTGTTTAGTCAATTATTATAGAATGAAGTAGCTGCGATCCTAACATCCAACTAAAGTCAATTATTTGGTATTAAAATGCTAAGAGCTCAACTTTAATGATCAGTTGCTATAAACAATGTCGTGCTCCTGCCACAACATATGTTGATCCCCAATCTATTCTTTTTGCCCAAATGGTACTGGCCATTTCAACAGAAAGATCTGTTTACAACAATGaacaagacaagcaaacaatTCCTCATCCACTTCCACTGGTCAAGACCAGGCCCCAGCTTACGTACACCATGATCTCTGTTTCCTCTCAACTTTCATCCTGTCCGGATAACATAAACATTTCTGTCACTTGGAAAAATGTACAAGTATAGAGCACGTGTGAGTAATATTAACATGTCTGATTTGTTCATCTCGACCTCAGCCTCGATCTCCATCTCCTGGTGTCCTGAGGCCTCAGGAGTTGTACAGGAGCAGCCGGAATCCGTAGCCACCACTCCCTCAACCTCCTCACCAATTTCTCGCTGCTCTTCTTTCTCACCGGCATCTGCCTCGTGTATGCTTCCAGCAGAATCAGCAGAACTATGCTTCTCATTGGTAGCAACGCAAATGCCGCAGCCGCGACGACAAGCGCAACCGCAACTATGTTGGTGCTCTGGAACAAGGAACAATTTTCACTCGTCAAAATGGCAAAGTTGCAAGGTCCATACAGGATGGCAAGCTACCAGAAGCATATATGTCTAGGAGTGATCAAGGTACAGAACCTGAGGAAATGCTGCAAGCATGAGGGACCGGAGCTTGAGGAGGAAAATGTTTCCGGCCTGCACATGCGCTTCTAGCTGCGAGATGGCTTCTTGCAGAGCCAGGAGCTGTTCGACAGTTCTTCTCCGAGGGGGAGTTGTCACCTCAAATACTCCGATCAACTGCCCGTTCCCGCAATGTTTGTGCCATAGCATCAAGAGAGTACAGCCGAGCAAACAACCAGGAAGCATGAACCAGATCCAACCGCTGCAGTTAAATACatcattttcaacaaaaatgtGAATTCGTAACTactttgtacaaatattttctgAACCAGAATCTGCAGAGATGCTTTCAGGCTATCTCATATGATATGATCATAAGATCAGGAATCAGTACCTATATATCATGTAGAGGAAACAGAACAAGAAGACATATGATTTAAGTGGATCTTCCCACTCGACCAAAACAAGAAGCCATTTGCCTAACTCAATCAAAGGAAATAGTAGTTCCTGCACATTAGGAGGGAATCTACCAGCGTTATTACGTTATGAATCTTAAAAGAAATTCAGATTGTGACCAACATGCTAGAAGCATGCCTTGCGGTTCACAGTTATCAATGTAAGTTCAGGTTCTGCCATGTCCAAGTGCTTTGGTTACCTAGAGCTACAGTTTTTtggcggggggagggggggtgTTTCAGGGCTTCAGTACTAGAAATAAAATCTTGTGAAGTAGTATCAAACGACGAGAGCAATACCTTCAAGACAGCTACATTAGTGTCTATGTCTTCCACTTTGATCTGATCAAGCGTTGCCCGTGCTGCCTCCACTCTGCCCGAATAATCTACCGAACGGTCTAGAGCCATTTGCACCGAGCAAGTTCCTCCTATCTGCACGTCTCCGACCATGAAATCCCTTTCCTCAGGATTGTCCTCCTCCTTCAGTGTCAGCAAACCCATCCTCACCATTGTATAAGCAGAAAGTGGGAAGGGATCAGCAAGTGTCAATTCATCCGAACTACTCTGCCCAAAATCCTCACTTCCTCTGAATCTTGAGCAGTGCTGCTTCAGCTTGCCATACAGTGCCTCTAATATCTTATCCCCTTTGGGCAGTTTCTCTGCTAAGTTGAAGGCAAGGGTCGTCTTAAAATGTGCTGGTAGTATGTGGAATCCCTCTTTCACGGTGCGGTACCGCAGAATTCCAAGCGTCGCAACCGAAAGAGCCTCTGCCTTCTGGAAATCTGCAAGCCTGTACTTCCTGATGAACTTGTGTGCGTGCAGCACCTCTTTGATGACTGCAAACCAGTAGTCCCTGCGTGTGTGGCCATTGAATTGAGGGAATTCAAAGAACACGGGTTCACTTCTGTCAGTAGTGAACGTATGTTAGCCATCATATTTGCAAATTGGTATGTATTATGATAAGAGCAGTAACTTTTTATCTACTTAAAAACATTAGGAATGAAGCCTTTTGTTCTGTACAGTTACTCACGTCGAGCTAGACTTGTACACGACTGCTTTGTCAAAAAGGTGAGCACCCCATGGGCCAGTGGATTCACGTTTGACAGACTGCTTCAAGTCCCTTGCCAGATCATACATGACAGCCTCGCCATACGAGAAATCGACACCGATAGGCTCGAAGTAGAGAGCGTGATTCGTCAGCGTGAGCCTCCCTGCAAAATGCGCAGCTCATACACCTTAAGACCCTTGTGAAGAACCACAACTCACAAGGACTGATCAAAATCCCCATAAGGAAAATGCTTAACCAGGCCATGTGGACGTCCCAATGTGCTGTAGAACCGGCTTGGTCGTTGCAGCGCCATAGATGTCGAGGATTACTTCGATGTCGGAGAGCTGGAGGGCAGGAGCTTTGTGTCCATCTGATATACGTTTTGCAGAGCTGAGCACCCTAGCATCAGAGATGACACAGTAAGGCAGTCATGCAGTGCAAGTGACTAAACTGATTACTCATCCTAACATGTCACTGCAATGCTCACAATTTAGAGGATGCAACAGGCTTGAGCAATGTGAATAAGATAAAGATCGATGCGCGTACGTACTGGTCTAAGCTTTTGAGGTATTTGTGGTAGATGAGAAAATGCAGTCGGCCTCCGGTCGAGTTGGTGAGCGCGTCAAATAGGTTCCGGACGGTGATGGGATGCGCCATGGCGGGGCAGGCAGGAGCAATCTTGGCAAAAGCCTCGGGTCCAACTGTCCTCCTCCCATCGATCTACATTGATTCCACATACATAAAAAAGATCAGGCAATGCAATTCAAGCATATGATCAAATGGTTTGAGCAAGAACAAGTACAGAAGCAACAACGAACGACCTGAATGGCCATCTGCGTTGGGCTTGAATAGAATATGGATCCACCGTCGTCGTCATCCGCGTCGTCCCGGAGAATGCTGAAAGCCGTCTTCTgtatcatgaaaaaaaatcaactttgaTCAGTGTCTGATATGGATTACATGGTGCGGCGGTTTGTTCTTACGAGGAAGGATCGATCTCACCTGAAACACGGCGTCGGTCTCCTCATCGGGCGCCTCCCAGGCGAGCATCATGTCGTAGGTGAGTGAGTGGAACTCCCTGTCGCCGAGGTGATCCTGGCGCTTGGTCTCGACGCGCAGAGCAACGTAGGAGCAGTACTCGACAACGCTCCTGGCGTACTCCAGCGGCCGGCAGGCCTGCTCCTCCGCGTGGAACCGCCGGAGCAGCTGATCCACCGGCACGCCCGCGATCCTGCCATGGGCACGCAATGGCGACGTTTATTCGTGATCTAAGAAACCGAGTCACGCCGTGCGTGCTGCGTGCAACAACATCAAGGAGATGGACGGACCGGGCGCATCGGTGGACGACGGAGGCGGCGATGCGCGAGAGGGGCGGGATGGCCGCGTCGGTCGCCATGTCCGCGGCCTCCACTGCGCCGCCGTGCTCCTTCTTGCCCCTCCCCCTGCTGTGGTCGCCGCCGAAGAGGCCCTCAAGGAGACCCATCTGTGGTGGCGGCGGAGCAGGAGGAAGGCATCGTCCGTCTCCGTCGCCGCCTTCCCCGCTGCCCGGTTAAGGCAAGGTGGTGCGTTTCCGTGGCGTGCCGTGGTTTTGACGGATGCTTTGCGTTTCTTGCCCTTTCCGTGGACGGTGGCTATACGCGCGTTCCCTCTCTGCTCCGCCGTGGTCGGACGTCCAGTGAGGACCAGCGCGCGGGTCGCTAACCTATCCACGACGACAGACTTGGCTTCCAAAGCAAGTCCGACTGATATACCAGGTTGCGGTCCCTTCAAAAAACAGATAAAGACGACTCTGTTTGATTCGTCGCTGCTGGATATCAATTCATCAATGGCTGATGGATTTACATGCAAAAAAGTTCTGGGCATTTTAAGCGTAGGTTTACTGAACTCAGCAGATACCAACAATGATGCCAATCTTATTAGCATACCGTCTGTATCGACATCACCACCACAAAGTTGTTCTGCATTATAGAACAGCTACGAGAAAATTGCGCAGGGATGAAATAGAAACCGCCTGTCAAATACTACACAGGACATGAACATAGACAGTAGCAGAGCTCTACATATAATGGAGTCCTCTCCCTCATTTACCAGCTCAAATCTATGCAAACAAAAACATCCTGCAAACTGCAGGCTGAGAGCGCGATTATCTGTCTCCAACAGGTGGAGTTGTAAAACAGGTAGGAAGTTCTGTTTCATGAATCCCAGCGATGTGAAGAACCCTGGGACTCGAGTCACCGTGCTGATGATCACTTCACGATACAGATCTTGATAACAGAAGCGACACCGATACGGTGGAGAGCCACGACGGCATCACCAGGCTTGCACAGCTGCTTCTGCACAGCTGACTTCAGTGCAGCCTCCAGGATCACCTCTGTCGACTCTGAATCGGTAGCCTTGGCAGAGCCCTCAGCAAGGAGGGGAATGAGACCTCTGTATATTAGGCTGTGTCTTGCTGGGCCCTCGGAGCTGATGGTCCAGTCGAACGAATCGGTTGTTAGCACAGGGACAACCACAGAGAGGATtggaaccctgggtcggtacttGGCGACCAGCTTGGCCGTGGTGCCACCGCGAGTCAAGACGACAATCAGTGTAGCCCTGGCCTTGTTGGCAGTTCGCACGGCAGAGGACGCAAGAGATTCCAATGGGCTCATCGGAAGGGGTGCAGACCTGATCATTGCCTTGAAAATAGCCTCATAGTCCAGGGAAGACTCTGCCTCAACGCAGATACGAGCCATGATCTTCACGGCCACCTCGGGATATGCTCCAGCAGCACTCTCACCACTGAGCATGACACAGTCGGTTCCATCAAGAACAGCATTTGCAACATCAGTGGCCTCAGCACGAGTTGGCCTCGGAGATTTGATCATTGACTCAAGCATTTGAGTAGCAGTAACAACAGGCTTGCCAGCAATGTTGCACTTATAGATCATCATCTTCTGCGCAAGGAAAATCTTCTCAACTGGAATCTCCATTCCCAGATCACCTCTAGCAACCATAAAGGCATCAGTCTCCCTCAATATCTCATCAAAGTTTACCACACCCTCTTGGTTTTCAACCTACATAGCAAGAACAAATTATGAAAGAAATCAGATCCAGATCCGTGACACAGGAACCAACATGATCACAAGAAGTGCTATATGCACATATCATCATGTCAAAAGAACAAAGTTATAGCAggaaaccatctaggttccagaATTTCAGTTACATTGCAGTAAATAATAAGTTTAATATGATCTGAATTCATTGTAGGAGTACCAATAAATAGAATGAACTTTACTACGACAAAATTCAGTGTAAAAGAAACAAATTTGTATTTTGCTAATCAGctgtaaaataaaaattcttgtgaACAGTTGCAGTCTAGGCAAGCACTATCCTAGTAGGAAGTATGTAGTAGAAGAATACTCAACATACCACTATTGTAAATTACATGCTATGGCACAAACTGGTTATGTTTACAAAGAAGAAAAGTTGGGAAAGGCTTCATAGGAGAACATCGAACAAAGCATGGTTCCGGTGTGTATCAATAAAGGACTgaagtgtgaagcaactcaTTGACTATCTAGTCTCTCTTACACAGCCTGGTGCTTATCTAAACATGCAGAACCATTTCATGGTTTCAATACAGAACAAAAATTGGAGAAGCAATTATGGACAGAAAAATAGTTAATAAAACCCCTTAAATATCTAAGGCGATAATATATACAAACCTTTGACATCAACTTAATGCGCTTGGCATGTTGCCCAAGGACCTGTCTGACAGTCACCAGATCTGATCCTTTACGGACAAAGGATAGAGCAATCATATCAATATCATTTGGGACGCCCCATCCCAAAATGTCTTCTTTATCTTTCTCAGTTAGCGTAGGAAGATCCACAACAATTCCTGGCAAATTGCAATTCTTTCTCTCTCCGAGCATTGCAGTGTTCTCACACCTACACCTCACAGTTCCAGCATCAGGATCGCAAGATAAAACAGTCAAGGAGATGGTACCATCTGCGCATAGAATGAGATTTCCAGGTTTCACATCTGCAGGTAATTTCTTGTAACTCATAGCGATCATATTCTCATCGCCTTTGATATCATAATCAGTGGTAACAGTGATTTCTTGACCCTTGGTTAGCTTGATTGGTTTACCATCCTTCAAAAACCCAGTACGAATTTCAGGACCctggagaaatgaatgaaagaTTAAGAACGGTTAATATACATTAAATATCACACTAACAAAAATTCAGTCAGAACATGTACTAAACAAGTAAACATCATGGAATGACATAAAAGAAACCAATTGCAGGAAGTCTATTTGCAGCCAATTGGAGTAACAAAGGAAACCACCAACATATATGATTATAAGAACTATAAAAAGAAACACCACTAATTGAAAGAACTATGTGACAACTGACAGCAAGGAAGTGAGGAACTAAAGCCCTCGAAAGTTCATTCCATATCAAACATCGTATCAAGCCAAGCATTTGAATTGGAAATCGAATCACTAAGTTGCATGCATTCACAGAGTTTAAAAGGAAGATCTAAAAGGTCCTAGCAGTATGAAGGCCAAAACACCGACCTGGTGGGTTCaacattttcactcaaaaccACTACTCATCAAAGTCTGGAGAGAGAATTATTTTATACTGTAGCCAAGAAGTAACCAAACTACATCAAATCCTCCAACATTCATGTACTCACTTGCCAGTTAAACACATTGCCAAAAGTACTGATGGACAAAATAACTAAAACAAATAGACAAAATCTAAAGCTAGctcgaaaaaaaaagatgtattGCATCCTTTCCACCAACAATGTTGGCATGCAGCCACCTGATGAACGAAAAACACACCACCGACTGCTAGGGAATCTATAATCCTCATAAGGTCCCGGATTAGCTATATGGAGACACTAGCATAAGCATGAACATTCCAATTCCATGTAACAAAAGTCCAAAGTTTGGCCACGAGAAAATGCATTCTTTAATGATCCGGATTTAACCGTCAACGGTTAACCGACCCACCAATCCAAGATCCATCGCTTGTGCAACAAGGCAAACGCAGAGCCGCCGGCAAATCTAGCCCCTCGTGCCTCGTACCATTCTGTCGAGCCCTCGACTCAAGAGCCAAAACTTCCAAATAAGCTTGGATCCTAACTGTCTGAACCATGCTACCTCCAAATCCGACCAAGCTCGTCCCGCTCAACAGATCAGTAGATCCCAGTGCAAATCCTCCTCTCCCAGACCGAGACAACTCCCCTGACTGGCCCGATCCAACAAACTAAGCAGCACAGCAGGGGACAGCCACGCATGATGTAACTCAAGCAGGCCGAGCGCaagcggagagagagagagagagagagagagagagagagagagagagagagagagggagggaaacCTTGGTGTCGAGCATGACGGCGCATAGGATGCCGGTGTTGTGCATGGCCTGTCGGAGGTTGTCGAGCGTCCCCTGGTGGTATTCGTGCGTGCCGTGCGAGAAGTTGAAGCGCGCGACGTTCATGCCGGCGCGgagcagcttctcgagcatGGGCACGGAGCGGGAGGCCGGGCCGAGAGTGCAGACGAGCTTGGTCTTGGGCAtccggccgtcgccgccgtcgccgagctccAGGTCCGCCAGGATCGCCGCCATGTCGATGTTCGCcatcgcctccgcctctctctctctctctctctctctctctctcaccttcggccgcggcggcgatcCAAAAAGCGAAATGGTAGTGGTGCTTAGCAGCGAGATGGGATTTGAGATTTGGTCGCGGAGTTTTATATAtagtgggaggaggaggagtgggGAATTTTGCGATTCCGTGGGCGAGGACGACGAGCGGAGGTGGAAGGAGGACACGTGGTGACCaatgaattttatttttagtttactTTATGCAAATAAAGAGACAGTAGGGCCCACAGGCCAGTCGCTTCGTGGCTATAATGATGAAAAACCATGCTTTGCTTTCTCCaattaactttttttaaaagataaaGTCGGACATTCCCTCGATGCCTTATAGCACTTatctaaataatattaaaaatataaccTAATTTAACATAGACACTATTATACATGCACCCATATgcatatattatttttcttaaaatttaattaaaaaagtaCGAGCACTTAACTTAAACTCAACTGCACATGTTACATCGTAAAGAtactaaccaactgagctagacCCGTCTGGCTCCAATTAACAATTGCATCAAAGAAAAAGGGGTCATCTTCTTGGTGAACAAGTTGGAGTAGAAAGTTGATTATTGATCTCATAATCTGATGTTAAATGAATCCAAGGCAGCATCAACCGCGCGCAGCGACATGATTAGTTGCTTTTCGTGACAGTGGGTTTTGGTGGGGTTCGCCTTCTCGGGCGGATGAAAGCATATGCCGCGGCGGCGCCCAACCAAACGGCAAAACCAGCGGCGTCAGAATTCAGAAACCGAGACACGGAGGATCCCGCTCCCTTCTCCCTCTGATCTTCGTTTTCCTCGGTCATGTCCTTGTCCATTTCTTTATCACCATCCTATTCTCTTTGGTTTTGTTTTGTCACCCAGAATAATGCAAGTGCTAGTACATTCCATCGGCGGTCAACTTATAGCTTGCGCCAGCCAGGGACGGAGCTAGGATATTAAAATGAGATGACCAAGTGCTAATACATTTATGTTGAAGGAGACCAAATAAAGCTTTTATACTAATTTTGTCTGATTAGCAAATATATAAAGGTAATACATGAAGCATGCGAAGTGCCATAGCCCCTAGCAGCCACCCCTAGCTCCGTCTCTGGCGCCAGCGATCTGACATATGCGTCTGGGAATATTGGCAGTGGAACTTTGTTTTGTCTCTCTTCTTTCAAATAAGAAGCTTCTCTTTGAAAAGTCCCAACAGGTTGACAAGCTTATTGCGTACGTTCGTGGTCTTTGTCCTTCCAGAACCATGGAATCGAGTGGGCAAGGCAGCAAAAGCAGGTCAGCAACGGTTTGCTGTGAGACGTTGCGATTGCTCATATTTTATAAGTATCTGATGCCAAACTAAAGAAGCATTTGAGTTGCTCATGGAAATGATTTCTATCAACTGGTAGATTCCTGTCTAAAAAGTAAGCTTCCGGACCCTGTAGGATTCTAGTCTGAGTTGGCTAATTGACGCCTGCGACTGGCAGACATGGAAACTTTACCAGGACACATCGAGATGGCAGACAGAGGAGGCGTATGCGCTGAGGCTTACGTCGTGCCGTGCCTCTGCTACGTCCGAGGAGCCGATCGATTCCGCTCTGAATATATCATCTGCATCCGGCGTGTGGCGAGCAGACGGTAACTTTTGGCTAAAGATAACCTTTACaatacaccatgatactagatgatggagaaTATTATtattgtgatccaaccgtccattttagtaggtattattgtaattattgatacccttaggggtaattacgtcattgactgaccggacttcggaccttcaccacccatcatcgaccgaccgacgaaagctggaaaccctaataaatgaaatgaacagaataaatGAAAGTTTATCcgaaataaactaacattttgatcttccctaattaaacatataatttacaaatttatcatgattttttttccaatcctacccttatgataaccataatactctttaatgatatcTATGGtactgatgggcgatagagtatcattgagCTAATCTAAACCatcggatgaagaaaatgaacgGCATGCACTCATTTAGATGTACCGTAAAAATCCTCTTGGCTAACACTTTGGGAAGCAATCGTGCCACTGTGGATGCACGTCGTGTACGTGAATCCTGCCTCTGTGTTTCATACATagaccaaacagaaaactagttCCGAAATATTGAGATGCGCCACAGGAAGCCATGCAAGAGGGCATACGCGTACCTAGGGACACCCAATACTCAAATTCGTCCTTCGTTCACCTCAAGTTAATTCAATTCGCTCCTTACAACTACCACAGCTCC harbors:
- the LOC133889766 gene encoding pyruvate kinase, cytosolic isozyme-like, which produces MANIDMAAILADLELGDGGDGRMPKTKLVCTLGPASRSVPMLEKLLRAGMNVARFNFSHGTHEYHQGTLDNLRQAMHNTGILCAVMLDTKGPEIRTGFLKDGKPIKLTKGQEITVTTDYDIKGDENMIAMSYKKLPADVKPGNLILCADGTISLTVLSCDPDAGTVRCRCENTAMLGERKNCNLPGIVVDLPTLTEKDKEDILGWGVPNDIDMIALSFVRKGSDLVTVRQVLGQHAKRIKLMSKVENQEGVVNFDEILRETDAFMVARGDLGMEIPVEKIFLAQKMMIYKCNIAGKPVVTATQMLESMIKSPRPTRAEATDVANAVLDGTDCVMLSGESAAGAYPEVAVKIMARICVEAESSLDYEAIFKAMIRSAPLPMSPLESLASSAVRTANKARATLIVVLTRGGTTAKLVAKYRPRVPILSVVVPVLTTDSFDWTISSEGPARHSLIYRGLIPLLAEGSAKATDSESTEVILEAALKSAVQKQLCKPGDAVVALHRIGVASVIKICIVK